The following proteins are co-located in the Macadamia integrifolia cultivar HAES 741 chromosome 3, SCU_Mint_v3, whole genome shotgun sequence genome:
- the LOC122073701 gene encoding zinc finger BED domain-containing protein RICESLEEPER 2-like — MPINIEDEPDCGSDADVMSDDGPYIPGIPSTEPSSVVTLETNATTKRKRRSVVWDEFTIIDGQGFDDGKNRAECKRCKQVYRADSNINGTGSLRRHILHCPKRENKGNTSTQMIFGVNDGKVMLRDQKVDQDFVRDKITKLIVRHELPLVFVEYEEFRELITYLFPGYTHIARNTQMSDILRLYNLESIRIRNLLNSFPGRISLTSDLWTSITNDGYIALTAHYIDKDWVLHKKLLKFCIMPPPHTGIHICEMVSKILSD, encoded by the coding sequence ATGCCCATCAATATAGAAGATGAGCCCGATTGTGGGTCAGATGCTGATGTTATGTCTGATGATGGACCATATATTCCTGGAATTCCATCAACAGAACCTTCAAGTGTCGTAACACTTGAAACAAATGCAActaccaaaaggaaaagaaggagtgTAGTTTGGGATGAGTTCACAATCATTGATGGgcagggttttgatgatggaaaGAATCGAGCTGAATGCAAAAGATGTAAGCAAGTTTATAGGGCTGATAGTAATATTAATGGTACTGGAAGCCTTAGGAGACATATTCTACATTgcccaaaaagggaaaacaaaggaaacacaAGCACCCAAATGATTTTTGGTGTAAATGATGGGAAAGTGATGTTAAGAGACCAAAAAGTTGACCAAGATTTTGTGCGGGACAAAATTACGAAGCTTATTGTGAGACATGAGTTACCTTTAGTTTTTGTTGAGTATGAGGAGTTCAGAGAGTTAATTACATACCTTTTTCCGGGCTATACCCATATTGCTCGAAAcacacaaatgtcagatattttgaGGTTATACAAtttggagtccattagaatcaGGAATTTACTTAACTCATTTCCTGGGAGGATTTCTTTGACAAGTGATTTATGGACATCTATCACTAATGATGGATACATTGCTTTGACTGCCCATTACATTGATAAGGATTGGGTGTTGCATAAGAAGTTGTTGAAGTTTTGCATCATGCCACCTCCACACACTGGCATCCATATTTGtgaaatggtttcaaaaatcttgTCTGACTAG